Proteins from a single region of Hydra vulgaris chromosome 12, alternate assembly HydraT2T_AEP:
- the LOC100202107 gene encoding H(+)/Cl(-) exchange transporter 5 isoform X3 has translation MVRNAKQLDAFSEEIPMLTSNDNDDENVCLEKKGIDLWKFKSEADDLGKYDDFHTIDWSRDRVRDRLRLRQVKKLKHNGNIVEKIKGFHDAYSGWLIAFIVGATTGFVGGMIDIGTDWMIDLKEGFCKHEFWFNKKACCWNSEIRYGQHYCDKWMLWSDILGVTNISSSGLYSLNLFCYVMVAVTFAAISVTLVRFYAPYSCGSGIAEIKTILGGFVIRGFLGWWTLIIKSFTLILSVASGLKLGKEGPMVHVAACIGNVLARFFPKYYGNESKRREVLSAAAAAGVSVAFGAPVGGVLFSLEEVSYYFPLKTLWRTFFCAMIAALTFGYMNPYGNGTFVMFYVNYHNPWQPFELVPFIFLGVFGGWFGSIFNKCNIFWCRLRKTTRLGNHPVFEVLVTTVFTVLISYPNEFTRDSASRVIYRLFQKCGPEDTSSLCDYIYLSNGTQHHINSEFYPHRSLGPGVHEAIWKLLLAMVFTSVLTVFTFGMKVPTGVFVPSLFIGACGGRVLGIGMEMLVDSHSSFFLWSGVCSKMKNHCIVPGLYAMTGAAATLGGVTRMTVSLVVIMFELTGGLTYIVPLMVSIMVSKWVGDALGTEGIYDEHIRLNGYPYLDVKEEFTHPTLAADVMNPRKNTESLVCIAKNGFTVADIENLLEETNFNGFPVIMDKESQTLAGFVTRRDLKVALQYGKMRKKNFDSGTRVYFSKRSPKVEQSNRLTKIPLSLRHILDSSPFTVTVATPMETVVDMFRKLGLRQLLVTRNGRLLGIITKKDVLRHIAEMKHLDPGHILFN, from the exons ATGGTTCGAAATGCAAAACAGTTGGATGCTTTCTCAGAAGAAATTCCTATGTTAACATcaaatgataatgatgatgaaaaTGTATGTCTAGAGAAGAAAGGTATTGATTTATGGAAGTTCAAGTCTGAGGCAGACGACCTGGGAAAGTATGATGACTTTCACACAATAGATTGGTCTAGAGATAGAGTAAGAGATAGACTTAGACTTCGACAAGTAAAAAAACTCAAGCATAATGGAAATattgtagaaaaaataaaa ggtTTTCATGATGCATATTCTGGTTGGCTTATTGCTTTTATAGTAGGGGCAACTACTGGATTTGTAGGTGGCATGATTGACATTGGGACTGACTGGATGATTGATCTTAAAGAAGGATTTTGTAAACATGAgttttggtttaataaaaaagcgTGTTGTTGGAATTCTGAAATTCGTTACGGTCAACATTATTGTGATAAATGGATGCTTTGGTCAGATATTTTGGGTGTTACAAATATTTCTAGTTCTGGATTATACagcttaaatttgttttgctatGTAATGGTAGCTGTAACATTTGCTGCTATTTCAGTAACTCTTGTTCGTTTTTATGCCCCCTATTCTTGTGGTTCTGGTATTGCAGAg ataaaaactatattaggtGGATTTGTGATAAGAGGTTTTCTTGGTTGGTGGACATTGATTATCAAGAGTTTTACATTAATTCTATCAGTAGCTTCTGGCTTAAAATTAGGTAAAGAAGGTCCTATGGTACATGTAGCTGCTTGTATCGGAAATGTTCTTGCCAGATTTTTCCCCAAGTATTATGGAAATGAATCTAAAAGAAGAGAG gTTTTGTCTGCTGCAGCTGCTGCAGGTGTATCTGTTGCATTTGGGGCACCTGTTGGTGGAGTTCTATTCAGTTTAGaagag gtcAGTTACTACTttcctttaaaaacattatGGCGAACATTTTTTTGTGCAATGATTGCTGCTTTGACATTTGGATATATGAATCCATATGGAAATGGTACCTTTGTTATGTTCTATGTGAACTACCATAATCCATGGCAACCATTTGAGCTTGTTCCATTTATCTTTTTAGGAGTGTTTGGA GGTTGGTTtggatcaatttttaataaatgtaatatattttggtGCAGACTAAGGAAAACAACACGGCTTGGAAATCATCCAGTGTTTGAG gTTTTAGTCACAACAGTATTTACAGTGTTAATCTCCTACCCAAATGAATTTACTAGAGACTCTGCTAGTCGTGTTATATACAGGCTTTTTCAAAAATGCGGCCCAGAGGACACTTCTTCACTTTG TGACTATATCTATTTATCAAATGGAACTCAACACCATATTAACAGCGAGTTCTATCCCCATAGAAGCTTAGGTCCTGGAGTTCATGAAGCAATTTGGAAATTGTTACTTGCCATGGTGTTTACGTCAGTTTTGACTGTTTTTACCTTTGGTATGAAG gttCCAACAGGTGTTTTTGTTCCAAGTCTTTTTATAGGAGCATGTGGAGGTCGTGTTTTAGGGATTGGAATGGAAATGCTTGTTga TTCACATTCATCATTCTTTCTTTGGTCTGGTGTTTGTTCTAAAATGAAGAACCATTGCATTGTGCCAGGTCTATATGCAATGACTGGTGCTGCAGCAACACTGGGTGGTGTTACTCGTATGACTg tgtcATTAGTCGTCATTATGTTTGAGCTAACTGGAGGTTTAACTTATATTGTTCCTCTTATGGTTTCTATTATGGTAAGCAAATGGGTTGGTGATGCATTAGGAACAGAAGGAAT TTATGATGAACATATACGTTTAAATGGGTATCCGTATTTGGATGTTAAAGAAGAATTTACGCATCCTACACTCGCAGCTGATGTAATGAACCCAAG GAAAAACACAGAATCGCTCGTCTGCATAGCAAAGAACGGATTTACTGTTGCAGATAttg AGAATTTATTGGAAGAAACAAACTTCAATGGTTTCCCTGTCATAATGGATAAAGAGTCGCAAACATTAGCTGGGTTTGTTACAAGAAGAGATTTAAAAGTTGCTCTGC AGTATGGAAAAATGCGAAAGAAAAACTTTGATTCTGGAACACGTGTATATTTTTCAAAGCGTTCTCCAAAAGTAGAACAAAGCAATAGACTAACTAAGATTCCGTTAAGTTTAAGGCATATCTTAGATTCA agtCCATTTACTGTTACTGTTGCAACACCAATGGAAACTGTAGTTGATATGTTTAGAAAATTAGGATTACGGCAATTGTTAGTTACACGAAATgg